From a single Brassica napus cultivar Da-Ae chromosome C9, Da-Ae, whole genome shotgun sequence genomic region:
- the LOC106399026 gene encoding uncharacterized protein LOC106399026: MGQIHDSAGNDVEVIYDNVKDGCEEEPEVLIADSGSALMVRRVCLAPHGADNNPQRHNLFHSKCTISGKVCKFIIDSESSENVIAEEVVNKLQLATELHPYPYKLAWLNQKTDLLITRRALISFSVGESYKDQIQCDVAPMDACHLLLGRPWIFDRRIQHDGFLNTYSFHFNNRHFTLQPFEPEKHNPSPSPVLILNRKPFETSMREKGLVLILINSTPSLSAPTVPAAFTPLLQEFCDVFPDDLPPGLPSLRDIQHRIDLVPDAVLPNRAHHRMSPSEHEELSRQVEELIVKGFLRENLSPCAVPALLIPKKDGSSRIVPSTFMRVMNQALRPFIGKFVVVYFNDILIFSMSLAEHINHLREVLLILRRDQLYATIKKCEFGSEQVHFLGYIVSAQGLAVDPEKVEVIQSWPVPATLSETRSFHGLASFYRRFVPQFSTLMAPITDCIRRESTFSWTPEASQALSIIKQKLSTAPILALPDFSQHLQSQEKVYARHAAWVAYLQKFTFVIKHTSGVSNRVADALSRWRSLLAVLHVLVPGFATFSDLYESDAFFGSILHDVESGVSRDYTLHEGFLFRGDRLCVPSCSLRLQLISETHGEGHVGRDRTLHLLSNSYFWPTLHRDIERYVERCVVCQQAKGSASNAGLYLPLPVPTQPWTDISMDFVVGLPRTQ; this comes from the exons atgggtcaaatccatg ATTCTGCAGGTAATGATGTTGAAGTTATCTATGACAACGTTAAAGACGGCTGTGAGGAAGAACCTGAAGTTTTGATAGCCGATAGTGGCTCCGCTCTGATGGTTCGTCGAGTATGTCTGGCCCCTCATGGAGCCGATAACAATCCTCAACGCCATAACCTTTTCCACTCCAAGTGCACCATTAGCGGAAAAGTTTGCAAATTCATCATCGACTCTGAAAGTAGTGAAAACGTTATTGCAGAAGAAGTGGTCAACAAACTTCAACTAGCCACAGAACTTCATCCTTATCCCTATAAATTGGCTTGGCTCAATCAAAAGACTGATTTGCTGATTACTCGCCGCGCACTAATCTCTTTTTCAGTAGGCGAGTCGTATAAAGACCAAATTCAATGTGACGTCGCACCCATGGATGCGTGTCATCTCCTTTTGGGACGACCTTGGATATTCGATCGCCGCATCCAACATGATGGCTTTCTGAATACCTATAGTTTCCACTTCAATAACCGTCACTTCACACTTCAACCGTTCGAACCTGAAAAGCACAACCCGTCGCCGTCTCCCGTTCTTATTCTCAATCGCAAGCCTTTTGAGACATCAATGCGTGAAAAAGGACTTGTGTTGATCCTTATCAACTCAACACCATCTTTGTCAGCTCCTACAGTTCCAGCCGCGTTCACGCCTTTGTTACAAGAATTTTGTGACGTCTTTCCTGATGACTTACCTCCAGGACTGCCGTCTCTTCGCGATATTCAGCATAGAATTGATCTAGTTCCTGATGCAGTTCTTCCTAATAGAGCTCATCATCGTATGAGTCCTAGTGAGCATGAAGAGCTCAGTAGACAAGTTGAAGAACTTATTGTGAAAGGATTTTTACGTGAAAATTTAAGTCCATGTGCAGTCCCGGCTTTACTCATTCCAAAGAAAGATGGCTCTTCGCGCAT TGTGCCTAGTACTTTTATGCGGGTCATGAACCAGGCACTTCGTCCTTTTATTGGAAAGTTTGTGGTGGTTTACTTCAATGACATTCTCATCTTTAGTATGTCACTAGCCGAACACATCAACCATCTCCGCGAAGTCCTACTTATTCTACGTCGTGACCAGCTATATGCCACGATAAAAAAATGTGAGTTCGGGTCCGAGCAAGTCCATTTTCTCGGATATATCGTTTCTGCTCAAGGTTTGGCCGTCGATCCAGAAAAAGTAGAAGTTATTCAATCTTGGCCTGTCCCGGCAACCTTATCTGAGACTCGGAGTTTTCACGGCCTTGCCTCATTCTACAGACGTTTTGTTCCTCAGTTTAGTACTCTAATGGCGCCGATAACTGACTGCATTAGGCGTGAAAGCACGTTTTCGTGGACTCCAGAAGCATCTCAAGCCCTTAGTATCATCAAACAGAAGCTTAGTACTGCTCCTATCTTGGCTCTGCCTGATTTTTCTCAG cacctccaaagtcaagagAAGGTTTATGCACGTCATGCCGCATGGGTTGCCTATTTACAGAAATTCACTTTTGTTATTAAGCATACGTCTGGCGTTTCTAACCGTGTCGCTGATGCATTGAGTCGCTGGCGCTCTCTTCTTGCTGTCTTACATGTTTTGGTTCCTGGATTCGCCACCTTTTCTGACTTGTACGAGTCAGATGCTTTCTTCGGGAGTATCTTACATGACGTCGAGTCTGGTGTATCACGTGATTATACATTGCATGAGGGGTTTTTGTTTCGGGGTGATCGTCTTTGCGTCCCAAGTTGCAGTCTTCGCCTCCAGCTTATTTCCGAGACACATGGTGAAGGCCATGTTGGTCGTGATCGCACATTGCATCTCCTCTCCAATTCCTACTTTTGGCCGACCCTCCACCGCGATATTGAGCGGTACGTTGAGAGATGTGTCGTCTGTCAGCAGGCGAAAGGCAGTGCTTCCAATGCAGGCCTTTACTTACCATTACCAGTCCCGACCCAGCCTTGGACCGACATCAGTATGGATTTCGTGGTGGGACTTCCTCGTACTCAGTGA